A stretch of Lathyrus oleraceus cultivar Zhongwan6 chromosome 6, CAAS_Psat_ZW6_1.0, whole genome shotgun sequence DNA encodes these proteins:
- the LOC127091702 gene encoding bidirectional sugar transporter SWEET1 — translation MDIAHFVFGIFGNAFGLFLFLAPIITFKRIIVKKSTEKFSGVPYIMTLLNCLLSSWYGLPFVSPHNILVTIINGTGAVIEIIYVFIFILYAPKKEKLKISGLFAFVITVFSAVVFISLFALHGNSRKVFCGFAAAIFSIIMYGSPLSIMRLVIKTKSVEFMPFFLSLFVFLCGTSWFIYGVLGRDPFIAVPNGVGSALGTLQLILYLIYRGNKGKNGKTTTEEESMEMGTAKPMGGEELKGDTPKDTC, via the exons ATGGATATTGCTCATTTTGTATTTGGAATATTTG GAAACGCTTTTGGCCTTTTTCTCTTCTTGGCTCCAAT AATCACTTTCAAGAGGATCATTGTGAAGAAATCAACAGAGAAATTTTCTGGCGTTCCATACATTATGACACTTCTCAACTGTCTTCTTTCTTCTTG GTATGGTTTACCATTTGTGTCACCACACAACATACTAGTAACAATAATCAATGGAACAGGAGCAGTAATTGAAATCATATATGTTTTCATCTTCATCCTATATGCACCAAAAAAGGAGAAGCTGAAAATAAGTGGCTTATTTGCTTTTGTGATAACAGTATTCTCAGCTGTTGTTTTCATTTCACTGTTTGCTCTGCATGGTAATTCAAGGAAAGTGTTTTGTGGTTTTGCTGCTGCTATATTTTCAATCATTATGTATGGTTCACCTCTCTCAATTATG AGATTGGTGATCAAAACAAAAAGTGTGGAGTTCATGCCATTCTTCCTTTCACTATTTGTGTTTCTATGTGGTACCTCTTGGTTCATCTATGGTGTACTAGGTCGTGATCCATTTATTGCT GTACCGAATGGTGTAGGGTCAGCATTGGGGACATTGCAACTAATATTGTATTTGATATATCGTGGGAATAAAGGGAAAAATGGAAAAACAACAACAGAAGAAGAATCAATGGAAATGGGCACCGCAAAACCAATGGGAGGAGAAGAACTCAAAGGGGACACGCCTAAGGACACGTGTTAG